The DNA sequence AATTGTAAAACGTAAAAATGAATTTAATTCAAACAAAAATTTTGATATTAAATTTTATGATGGAAAAGTGAGTATTAATAAATGAGTAAAAAAATTAAAAATTTTGAAGATTCATTAAATCGTTTAAGAGAAATTGCAGATTTATTAGAAAATGATGATGTTTCGCTTGAAGATTCTATAAAAATTTATGAAGAAGGAATTAAACTTTCTAAATATTGCAGTGAACTTTTAACAAATGCTGAATTGAAAGTACAAGAACTTAATAGTGAACTCAAAAATGAAATTGATAAATAAAGAAAGAGCGCAATAAATTGGTTGATGAATCACAATACAAAATTCTGTTTAAAGTAAATTCACCAAAAGATATTAGAAATTTTTCCGTATCTGAATTAAAAGACTTATGTTCGGAAATTAGAAATTATATGGTTGATGTTGTTTCTCAAATCGGCGGACATTTTGGCGGCGGACTTGGAACCGTTGAATTAACTGTTGCTTTAC is a window from the Ignavibacteriota bacterium genome containing:
- the xseB gene encoding exodeoxyribonuclease VII small subunit, with protein sequence MSKKIKNFEDSLNRLREIADLLENDDVSLEDSIKIYEEGIKLSKYCSELLTNAELKVQELNSELKNEIDK